The Desulfomicrobium orale DSM 12838 genome includes a window with the following:
- the hydG gene encoding [FeFe] hydrogenase H-cluster radical SAM maturase HydG — protein sequence MCGTGTDWLDERTIHDALDGVKSPDRGQIDEIIAKSLELKGLSFDDVALLCQTNTDDLLAPVFAAAKRIKEAIYGRRIVLFAPLYISNLCANECLYCAFRRSNGQLVRRALSMGEIRDETLAILDQGHKRVLMVAGESYPGGDFSYVLDAIRAIYETRNRIGDSIRRVNVNVAPLTLEQFRELKDAGIGTYQLFQETYHRETYARVHCAGKKTDYDWRLTGMDRAMRAGIDDVGIGALFGLADWRFDLLGLMMHIRHLEKEFGVGCHTISVPRIEPAVGSEMAAAPPNAVSDRDFRKIVAILRLAVPYTGLIMSTRETAAMRDATLELGVSQISAGSCTDPGGYRDKRDEAAAQFQLGDHRSLAEVIKDLGERGYIPSFCTACYRTGRTGHDFMELAKPGAIKSKCGPNALSTYLEYLINYRPAGLDAQGRNAIRSELICMSTRDQRAAKSLLERVEQGQRDVFC from the coding sequence ATGTGCGGGACAGGAACGGACTGGCTTGATGAAAGGACCATCCATGACGCTCTGGACGGTGTGAAATCTCCGGACAGGGGGCAGATTGACGAAATCATCGCCAAGAGTCTCGAACTGAAGGGCCTTTCTTTCGACGACGTGGCTCTGCTCTGCCAGACGAATACGGACGATCTGCTCGCCCCGGTCTTCGCCGCCGCCAAAAGAATCAAGGAGGCCATCTACGGCCGGCGTATCGTGCTTTTCGCGCCCCTCTACATATCCAATCTCTGCGCCAACGAGTGTCTGTACTGTGCCTTCCGCCGCTCCAACGGACAGCTTGTCCGCCGGGCCCTGAGCATGGGGGAAATCCGGGACGAGACCCTGGCCATACTGGACCAGGGACACAAAAGAGTGCTCATGGTCGCCGGGGAATCCTATCCCGGCGGGGACTTCTCCTATGTGCTCGACGCCATCAGGGCCATTTATGAAACCCGCAACCGTATCGGAGATAGCATCCGCCGGGTCAACGTCAATGTCGCACCGCTGACCCTGGAGCAATTCCGGGAACTCAAGGACGCGGGTATCGGCACATACCAGCTCTTTCAGGAGACCTATCACCGGGAAACTTACGCCCGGGTGCACTGTGCCGGGAAGAAGACGGATTACGACTGGCGGCTGACCGGCATGGACCGGGCCATGCGCGCGGGCATCGACGACGTGGGCATCGGTGCGCTTTTCGGGCTGGCGGATTGGCGTTTCGACCTGCTGGGCCTCATGATGCACATCCGGCATCTGGAAAAAGAGTTCGGCGTGGGCTGTCATACCATCAGCGTGCCGCGCATCGAACCGGCGGTGGGCTCCGAAATGGCCGCCGCGCCGCCCAACGCGGTTTCGGACCGCGATTTCAGGAAAATCGTGGCCATTCTGCGGCTGGCCGTGCCCTACACGGGCCTTATCATGTCCACCCGCGAAACAGCGGCCATGCGCGATGCCACCCTCGAACTCGGCGTGTCCCAGATCTCCGCGGGCTCCTGTACGGACCCCGGCGGCTACAGGGACAAACGCGACGAGGCGGCGGCCCAGTTCCAGCTCGGCGACCACCGCTCCCTGGCCGAAGTGATCAAAGACCTCGGCGAACGCGGCTACATTCCTTCCTTCTGCACGGCCTGCTACCGCACCGGCCGGACCGGACACGACTTCATGGAGCTGGCCAAGCCCGGAGCCATAAAGTCCAAGTGCGGGCCCAACGCCCTGTCCACCTATCTGGAATACCTCATCAACTACCGCCCGGCCGGGCTGGACGCCCAGGGCCGCAACGCCATCCGGTCGGAACTCATCTGCATGAGCACCCGCGACCAGCGGGCAGCGAAAAGCCTGCTGGAACGGGTCGAACAAGGACAGCGGGACGTATTCTGTTAG
- the hydE gene encoding [FeFe] hydrogenase H-cluster radical SAM maturase HydE produces MNALALQYPPVSGGFPAILPQEETADPRMWLRSLSLERLRAAADRVRQRAVGTRVFLRGLVEFSSYCRCNCLYCGLRRDNKNLARYRLSDADILAAARRAAKEGMDTVVLQSGEDPANTRERIARLVGMIKNETGLAVTLSLGNRSTASYRTWKRAGADRYLLKHETADPRLYALLHPGDTLARRLDALRRLRDLDYETGTGFIVGLPGQTDEILRRDVELVRKLEVRMCGAGPFLPQRDTPLAAASPGSAETTLKIMALLRLRVPGLNIPVTTALASLIPQEGHRLALEAGANVIMPGFTPDGQRAHYRIYDGKARVDSISARTAITSAMRTCGPKEDA; encoded by the coding sequence GTGAACGCACTCGCGCTGCAATATCCGCCAGTATCCGGCGGTTTTCCGGCCATCCTCCCGCAGGAGGAGACGGCAGACCCGCGGATGTGGCTCCGGAGCCTGAGCCTGGAACGTCTCCGTGCCGCGGCGGACCGTGTCCGGCAGCGCGCCGTGGGAACACGGGTCTTTCTGCGGGGCCTTGTGGAATTCTCCAGCTACTGCCGCTGCAACTGTCTGTACTGCGGACTGCGCCGGGACAACAAAAACCTTGCCCGCTACCGTCTGAGCGATGCCGACATTCTGGCCGCCGCGCGCCGGGCGGCAAAAGAAGGCATGGATACCGTGGTTCTGCAATCCGGAGAAGACCCGGCCAACACCAGAGAGCGCATCGCCCGTCTGGTGGGCATGATCAAGAACGAAACGGGCCTGGCCGTGACTCTTTCCTTAGGCAACCGGAGCACCGCCTCATACCGGACGTGGAAGCGGGCCGGGGCCGACAGATACCTGCTCAAGCACGAAACCGCCGATCCCCGCCTGTACGCGCTGCTGCATCCCGGCGACACCCTCGCCCGGCGTCTGGATGCCCTGCGCCGCCTGCGGGATCTGGACTACGAGACGGGCACCGGGTTCATTGTGGGGCTGCCCGGCCAGACGGACGAAATCTTGCGGCGCGACGTGGAACTGGTGCGGAAGCTGGAAGTCCGGATGTGTGGCGCGGGCCCTTTTCTGCCGCAGCGGGACACTCCGCTGGCCGCCGCTTCGCCCGGAAGCGCCGAGACCACCCTGAAAATCATGGCTCTGCTGCGCCTGCGCGTACCCGGGCTGAACATCCCCGTCACAACGGCACTGGCGTCCCTCATCCCTCAGGAGGGGCACCGGCTGGCCCTCGAGGCCGGGGCCAACGTCATCATGCCCGGCTTCACTCCGGACGGACAGCGGGCGCATTACCGCATCTACGACGGCAAGGCGCGGGTGGACAGCATATCCGCCCGCACGGCCATCACCTCGGCCATGCGCACATGCGGGCCGAAGGAGGACGCATGA
- the hydF gene encoding [FeFe] hydrogenase H-cluster maturation GTPase HydF, which produces MTRQPRAMCPHIAIFGRCNAGKSSLMNALAGQNLSLVSPVAGTTADPVEKSVEIPPLGPVVIIDTAGLDDTGGLGELRARRAESALASADLALLVSDGSWGPCEERLRAMLAERGIPAVVVWNGSGREHPAPKTAEILERSGLPQVFVSALHGTGMAELVRAISLALPEAALAPPPMLRDLVPAGSVCLFVAPIDGGAPKARLIAPQAQALRDCLDGHAVGVMVQPEELGMALTALRHPPSLLVCDSQAVHVCAREAPPETPLTTYSILMARMKGDLATLAAGAAAIHSLTDKDRVCVSEICAHHAQPDDIGRVKIPALLRKFTGAELEIHFASGRDFPDNLEDFRLVVHCGGCMANRAAMLTRIAEARRRNVPITNYGVAISLMHGVLERSLEIFPGALAAYRSARPDKADRRDGNTPPARPVPSPTSYPMETAYE; this is translated from the coding sequence ATGACGCGACAGCCCAGGGCCATGTGTCCGCATATCGCCATTTTCGGACGGTGCAACGCCGGGAAGTCTTCCCTCATGAACGCCCTCGCCGGGCAGAATCTGTCCCTGGTCTCGCCCGTGGCCGGAACCACGGCTGATCCCGTGGAAAAAAGCGTGGAGATCCCGCCGCTTGGCCCCGTGGTCATCATCGATACGGCCGGGCTGGACGATACCGGCGGACTCGGCGAGTTGCGCGCCAGAAGAGCGGAATCCGCCCTGGCTTCCGCCGACCTCGCCCTGCTCGTCAGCGACGGGAGTTGGGGACCGTGCGAAGAACGGCTCCGGGCGATGCTGGCGGAGCGGGGCATTCCCGCCGTCGTGGTCTGGAACGGCAGCGGCCGGGAGCATCCCGCCCCAAAAACAGCGGAAATTCTGGAACGGTCGGGACTGCCCCAGGTTTTTGTCTCGGCTCTGCACGGCACGGGCATGGCGGAACTGGTCCGGGCAATATCTCTGGCTCTGCCCGAGGCGGCTCTCGCACCGCCGCCCATGCTGCGCGATCTCGTTCCCGCCGGTTCCGTGTGCCTGTTCGTGGCTCCCATCGACGGCGGCGCGCCCAAGGCCCGGCTCATCGCTCCGCAGGCGCAGGCCCTGCGAGACTGTCTGGACGGTCATGCCGTCGGGGTCATGGTGCAGCCGGAAGAGCTGGGGATGGCTCTCACTGCGCTGCGCCATCCGCCGTCCCTGCTGGTCTGCGATTCCCAGGCCGTGCATGTCTGCGCGCGGGAAGCACCGCCCGAAACGCCCCTGACCACCTATTCCATCCTCATGGCTCGGATGAAGGGCGACCTCGCCACGCTCGCCGCCGGAGCGGCGGCCATCCACTCTCTCACGGACAAGGACAGGGTCTGCGTCAGCGAAATCTGCGCGCACCACGCCCAGCCCGACGACATCGGCCGGGTCAAAATCCCCGCGCTGCTCAGGAAGTTCACCGGCGCGGAGCTGGAAATCCATTTCGCTTCGGGCCGGGACTTTCCGGACAATCTGGAAGACTTCAGGCTGGTCGTTCACTGCGGCGGCTGCATGGCCAACCGGGCGGCGATGCTCACCCGGATCGCCGAAGCCCGGCGAAGAAACGTGCCCATCACCAACTACGGAGTGGCCATCTCGCTCATGCACGGCGTGCTGGAACGTTCCCTCGAAATATTTCCCGGCGCTCTCGCGGCCTACAGATCGGCGCGCCCAGACAAAGCGGACCGGCGGGACGGGAACACCCCGCCCGCAAGGCCCGTCCCCTCCCCAACC